The genomic stretch gcacatcagtccagtttcagctgctctgcactggcttcctgtaacatttagaACTtattttaaggtcctcctccttggaCTCAGACCAAGATACATTGCTTAATCCCTTGCTTACTATTTGCCATGAAGAACACTGCgaccatctgctgctggtttattggaggttttcagcaacagatgacagaaatttgttaatgttgtttgcagatgacatcactcttttgttgtagcgtgaactgcagatggagggccagaagtgactttctgcataggaagcactataacacactcaaaatgcattGTCGTTTACAGTTGCTCAGAtcaatcaaaccaagaaacaacaaggagcttttattgagtaccgAATGTTGTTGTTCGCAAGGGTGACAAATGCAAGAAATTGGCTGAAAAACGGCAGGAAAAAAATGACTCGGGAGCAGCCGAGTCGGCTAATGGTGGTAATGGTCTAACAGTGTCACCTAAAACAGGTAAACGTAAATAACATACCCTGTCTTGTTTAGCGACGATGAAGATCCTTAGTGGCATTTCACCGGACCTTTGCAAGGCGTTAAACTAGCAAACAACCGGAATGTAAATGTCCACATTCAGCACTGTGGCGCTGAACGTTTGCTGCTCGATTAATcctcaggagaaaaaaaagctacgcacccttgaaaaaacaaaacaagtcatcCCAGAGCACTTTGGTACCGAGGTCGTAGACCCAACCGCTAACAAGAAAGTTGTACGCCCCCATACTTTTGTCTGATGAAAGTACGACgaaagtattttttatttttttttaaaccagtcTGTGCTACTTTTCTtgtatgaaaagtgctgtacaaataaatgtcctcctcctcctgcttcttcttcttcttgttgttgttgttcttcttactaaaactgaaactgatatTCATATATTGCATTGATGGAGTGACCCTCTAACCAAATTCTTAATACATTATGAGAAAAATATTGATCTCTATTGACCTCTAATCTAATAAAGTTTTTGAAACTGCAAAGATAATTAACCTACAAAACTGAAACGGTACAACAATGACTGTTAACCACCTGTCATATTTGTCTGAGACCCAACTTAAACAACAGACCAAGGCCCCTGTTAGATATAGGATGGCTCATAAGTGTTATATATATAGTGTTATCATAAGTGTTGACTGCAGAAGGACACAAGACAGCTGGGAATGACAGCCGCAGTGTTACCCTTGATGTGCGAAGGAATGGAGCGCCGGGTGCAGACAAGCAACTGGCCAAAGAGGTCATAGTGAGTCCTGAAGTGTGAAGTTGTGAAAGTCAAAAGGGCTTGTGTGCTTCTTGAGGAGGTCTTCAGGTGTTCCACTCAATAAACACATGATTTAAATGTCTCCTCTGTTAACGCGACAGCTACTGGAAGCTTTGGCCTGTTGCCATTAACAATGTGTAGATGGGGGAGGTGATAAGTGTTCTGTATGactcaaatgtatttatttacagtagGAGTGCTGAGAGCAGGCAGCTGTCATACCCAATCTTTTATTATAGATGGAGGAGAGTCAGCTGAAGCCCAGTGGGAGGCAGACAAGGAGAGGGAATCCAACTCGAAAATTCACAAGTTTATCTTTGTCCTCCAGGATAACAGAAGACATCCAGACGATGCTTATTGTAATGACAAACCAACAGTTGCCACGGTCTTCAGTAAAAAATTcacaatgaaattaaaaatcataAAGAAAAGGTTTCATGAAGTCAACACTTTTATATGTAATTAATATCACCACAAAAATGTTCAGACTAGGACAGATCTAGCTTGGAAATGTGTTATCATTAGACAATCCCAGCTAAAACATTTTCATACTTTTTATGATTTACTGGCTTTTCAGTCAcctgaaggacaaaacaaaagtaGATGCTGATCCAAGACCAGTTCATAAGTTGCAATTCACTGACCAATGGTTACATGAGAATCATCGTTGTCCACTCCTTTATTTCCAAATACAGATCTTCCTTTTTTGATTAGTGTCCTTTGTTTCTTGCTCTTACCTTATTGGGAGGCTGGGTGTCAAATCACTGCCTCCTGGATGTGTATAAAAAGGGGttcagaaagaggaggaaagacaggaaCACAGTACCTGCAAGTAAGTATACATACCTTTTACACATGGCTATCATATCACATACTGAAAATACAGTGATCATTTATTTCTTTCTAGAGCCCCATCTTATCAAATCTACcaagagggagaggaaacaggTAAGTAGTTccatgctaaaaaataaaaactgctgaCATACTTGCACTGTAAAATGTTGGTAGTTCATAGTTCATAGATAAGTGTCTTTTAAGGTCagaattttatttatacatCCTTAAATTCCATAAGTATGATAATTTCTGTGATGTTTGGCACATTTTTCTATGGATGTACAAATTagttaaaaaaagaatattAGAACAAATGACCTCATAAATTATTCAAGTGCTGCATCAGAATACTTTCAAACCATGTTATTCATTCACAGCTTTCAAGATGTCAGGTGACGCCATCATGGCGGAGTTCGGGTCTGCTGCCACGTTCCTGAGAAAGTCAGACAAGGAGCGCCTGGAGGCCCAGACTCGCCCCTTTGACATAAAGAGGCAGTGTTTTGTGCCCGACCCTGAGGTGGAGTATGTTAAAGCCAAAGTCACCAGCAGAGATGGTGACAAAGTCACCGTTGAAACTGAGGATGGAAAAGTAAGTATGTGAGATATTTACACTGACTAACAGAAGTGGAAAAGTAGTCAATCTAATGTAAACTGAGATATTCTGTGTGGTAAATCATTTCAGACTGTAACCCATAAGGAGGCTGATATTCACCCTCAGAACCCGCCAAAGTTTGATAAAATTGAGGACATGGCGATGTTCACCTTCCTCCATGaacctgctgtgctgtttaACCTCAAAGAGCGTTACGCAGCATGGATGATCTACGTGAGTAAAGACCACAAATCTTCCCATTGTGTGAAATCTTCAGTGCCGTATGCTGTatataaatgtttttgtgttttgtgcatctTCATCAACAGACCTACTCAGGGCTGTTCTGTGTGACTGTCAACCCCTACAAGTGGCTGCCAGTGTACGATCAGTCGGTGGTCAACGCTTatagaggaaagaagaggagtgaAGCTCCTCCTCACATCTACTCCATTTCTGACAATGCCTACCAGTACATGCTGTCAGGTATGTTCAGTTCTTTGTAAACTCTGACAGCATCCAAATGTTTAAAGAAAAACGTCCTGACACTCAACATTGTCTTAAATCTGACAGACAGGGAAAACCAGTCTATTCTTATCACGTAAGTAATTCATCAAAGGTAAATCTGAATCAATTTGAAGAGCAGAGTTTAAGGTTTGTCTTCATGACGTGTTCAGATcacatgcttgtttttgtttgcagtggAGAATCTGGTGCGGGAAAGACTGTGAACACTAAGAGAGTCATCCAGTATTTTGCCAGCATCGCAGCTGTTTCTGGCAAGAAGGATGTTGCTCAGGAGAAAAAGGTtggttttaaacatttttttaatgagtgTATTATGGGAAACATTCTAAGATTTTGACCTTTGTGGCCTAAATGTTGGCATGCATTGAACCCACAGGGCACCCTGGAGGATCAAATCATCCAGGCCAATCCTGCCCTGGAGGCCTTTGGAAATGCCAAGACCATCAGAAATGACAACTCCTCCAGATTTGTAAGTTTGGTCATTTCAGAGAGTAAATGTGCAGATATGACTGTGTCACACTGACAACATCTAAACAGCCATTTCTCATGACAGGGTAAATTCATTCGAATCCATTTTGGAGTGAGTGGGAAACTGTCTTCAGCTGATATTGAAACATGTAAGTACACAGTGCATACATGACTTAAAGGTATGGAAATAGTTCTAAGGTCAACAATAAACCTTGATACCAATATATTAAATGTTCTCAGATCTGCTGGAGAAATCCCGTGTCACCTATCAGCTCAAGGCTGAGAGAGACTACCACATCTTCTACCAGATTCTGTCCCAACAGAAACCAGAACTGCTGGGTGAGTGCtggatgaaacataaaatatatacgGCTGTCAAGAAATaccacatacatacagactgaaactcttctttcttttctttctttgacagAAATGCTGCTAATCACCAACAACCCCTATGACTATGCCTTCATCTCCCAAGGAGAGACAACTGTAGCTTCCATCAATGATTCTGAGGAGCTGATGGCTACTGATGTAAGTGAAACAGACAGCTTGTTAAAAATTCCATAGATACTTCACAACTAACtcaaatttgatttgatgttcAAGGAAGCTTTTGATGTCCTGGGCTTCACCCAAGAGGAGAAGAACGGCATTTACAAGCTGACTGGTGCCATTATGCATCATGGAAACATGAAGttcaaacagaagcagagagaagagcaagCAGAGCCTGATGGCACAGAGGGTAAAACGTTATCAGGACAATCAACAGTTTACTTTTATTCTCTTAAAACAAGTGTACAACTACCACCAGTCTGGGCCCTTTTACACAAAACAGCATAATAAATGCTTCTTCTACACAAAATCCATTTGCAGATGTGGACAAGGTTGCATATCTGATGGGCTTGAACTCTGCTGACCTCATCAAGGGCCTGTGTCACCCAAGAGTAAAAGTAGGCAACGAATGGGTCACCAAAGGTCAGAATGTGCAGCAAGTAAGTTGAAAATGGAGGTACTGCACTGAAATCCATTGGGGAATAAAGCAAGTTTAaattttaatgtcattaatttatGCAATTTTCTAGGTGTATTACTCGATTGGTGCACTGTCCAAGTCAGTGTACGAGAAAATGTTCTTGTGGATGGTGGTGAGAATCAACCAGTCTCTGGATACCAAGCAACCTCGGCAGTACTTCATCGGTGTGCTGGACATTGCTGGTTTTGAGATCTTTGATGTGAGTGTCAGAGATTAAGTGATAATGTAACATGAAATAAGCTGTATACTTGAAAGAAAGAACAATGAAACAAGACAACTGCTGTCCTctctttcaaatgttttgtcaaaTGTACAGTTCAACACCTTTGAGCAATTGTGCATCAACTATACTaatgagaagctgcagcagttcttCAACCACCACATGTTTGTGCTGGAACAAGAAGAGTACAAGAAAGAGGGCATCGTGTGGGAGTTCATTGACTTTGGCATGGACTTGGCAGCCTGCATTGAACTCATTGAGAAGGTTAGTGCTGAGTTACATTTGATTTCACATCATCAAATAACAAATCAAAGCAAATCAAAGCTATTCTTTGCAGCAGGTTTACATTCAATTAATTCTAATTAATTCCTTCAGCCCATGGGCATCATGTCCATCCTTGAAGAGGAGTGCATGTTCCCCAAAGCCAGCGATGCAACATTTAAGGCGAAATTATATGACAACCATCTGGGTAAAAGTCCCAACTTCCAGAAGCCCAGGGTTGTTAAGGGGAAAGCAGAGGCTCATTTCTCCCTGGTTCACTATGCTGGTATTGTTGATTACAACATCACCAACTGGCTTGTGAAGAACAAGGATCCACTGAATGAGACTGTGGTGGGGCTATATCAGAAGTCCAACCTAAAGTTATTGTCTAACCTGTTTATTGGGTATGCTGGTGCAGATTCAGGTAAGGAGCCTTTGACTACGCTGATTATTCATCTGTAAATTGTCCAGGATAACAACAGGGGAGAAAATAACAATTAAACTTATATATCTACAACTTCTACACAGATGGAGGAGGCAAGGGAGGAAAGGGAGCAAAGAAGAAAGGTTCTTCGTTCCAGACTGTGTCTGCATTGCACAGGGTAATATGTTTAAAGTTTGGTATATGTCCTAGGTTTTGTATGTGGAACCTATTAAtatttgttgtctttatttacAGGAGAATTTGAACAAACTGATGACCAACCTCAGGTCAACTCACCCCCACTTTGTACGCTGCATCATCCCCAATGAGACCAAGACTCCTGGGGCGATGGAGAATCCTCTGGTCATGCACCAGCTCCGCTGTAATGGTGTGCTGGAGGGCATCAGGATCTGCAGAAAAGGATTCCCCAACAGGATCCAGTATGGAGACTTCAAACAAAGGCAAGAAAAGTGATTATTTATTGCTCATATGTTTGGTGGTGATAATGTCTGTGAAAGTGGCATCTGTTATTGCCCACACCATTGGTAGCACCCCTCCCCCAGGGCACTTGGACAATGACTTGGGATATTCTCCCAAGATCCCCTTCTTTAGGACTGCCAGTGTGTCTGCCATAGCCCAGCAGAAAAGGATGGATGGACTGGGGAAATTCTCAGAatttatttgcatattcattcaATAACTGCATTGATGTTACGGTTGTATCATTTCAGATATCGCATCCTGAATCCAAACGCTATCCCTGAGGGACAGTTCATAGACAACAAGAAAGCAGCGGAAAAACTTCTGGGCTCTTTGGACATTGACCATGAGCAGTATAAACTGGGACACACAAAGGTTGGTCTGTCTACAATAATTTCAAAGAGAAGGGTTGCGTTTTAGAGTAAATGATTGTGCTGGGGACAGGTAATGAAAAACTGATGTTATGGCATTTTTAGGTGTTCTTCAAAGCTGGTCTGCTTGGTCTTCTTGAGGAGATGCGAGATGATCGTCTCGCTCTCATCATCACTGGAATTCAAGCGAGATCCAGAGGACTACTTGCCAGGATTGAGTTCCAGAAAATTGTTGAGCGCAGGTGAGagcgtttttctttttttttcaacatttaatgTCACAAAAGACAAGGTACAGAAAAAAGGATTCAAGCTTACTGATGTTGTCTCCAGGGATGCCTTACTGGTGATCCAGTGGAATGTCCGTGCCTTCATGGGTGTCAAGAATTGGCCCTGGATGAAGATGTACTTCAAGATAAAACCTCTGCTGAAATCAGCTGAGACTGAGAAGGAGATGGCAAACATGAAGGAGGAGTTCACAAAGCTGAAAGAGGCTTATGCTAAATCTGAGGCACGCAAGAAAGAACTGGAGGAAAAAATGGTCACCCTGCTCCAAGAGAAGAACGACCTACAGCTCCAAGTGCAATCTGTAAGATCAGTGATGCATTGTACCTAAAAATTGCAAAGATTTATACTCACAGGTGTCATTAATTACCATATTGGTTTGCAGGAACAAGACAACCTTACAGATGCTGAAGAGCGCTGTGAGGGTCTGATCAAGAGTAAGATCCAGCTTGAGGCCAAAGCCAAAGAGCTGACAGAGAGGctggaagatgaagaggagatgaaTGCAGAGCTGACTGccaagaagaggaagctggaggatgaGTGTTCAGAACTGAAGAAGGACATCGATGATCTGGAGCTGACTCTAGCTAAAGTTGAAAAGGAGAAGCATGCCACAGAGAACAAggtaacaaaacattttgaccAGCATTGATTAAACATATTGCCAACCGGATGAGGTGTTCTAACTAGGTGATAATTTAAAGGTTAAAAACCTGACTGAAGAGATGGCAGCTCTGGATGAAATCATTGCTAAGCTGACCAAAGAGAAGAAAGCTCTTCAGGAGGCTCATCAGCAAACACTGGACGATCTGCAGAGTGAAGAAGACAAAGTCAACACTCTGACCAAGGCCAAAGCCAAGCTGGAGCAGCAAGTGGACGATGTGAGTACAACGGCATTTGCAACTAAATCTCACGTTCTAGAGGCACAACTTTTCGAGTAAATGATTGGAATTTTTTATCTGTTAGCTTGAAGGATCACTGGAGCAAGAGAAGAAAGTGAGAATGGATCTGGAAAGAGCCAAGAGGAAATTGGAAGGGGACTTAAAGTTAACCCAAGAGAATGTGATGGATCTGGAGAATGACAAGCAGCAGTTGGAGGAAAAACTTAAAAAGTAAAACCAGCCTTCTACAATCACTAGCGTCATGCTCATTATGACACAACAGCTGATTACCAATGTCAAC from Chaetodon auriga isolate fChaAug3 chromosome 21, fChaAug3.hap1, whole genome shotgun sequence encodes the following:
- the LOC143339854 gene encoding myosin-6-like codes for the protein MSGDAIMAEFGSAATFLRKSDKERLEAQTRPFDIKRQCFVPDPEVEYVKAKVTSRDGDKVTVETEDGKTVTHKEADIHPQNPPKFDKIEDMAMFTFLHEPAVLFNLKERYAAWMIYTYSGLFCVTVNPYKWLPVYDQSVVNAYRGKKRSEAPPHIYSISDNAYQYMLSDRENQSILITGESGAGKTVNTKRVIQYFASIAAVSGKKDVAQEKKGTLEDQIIQANPALEAFGNAKTIRNDNSSRFGKFIRIHFGVSGKLSSADIETYLLEKSRVTYQLKAERDYHIFYQILSQQKPELLEMLLITNNPYDYAFISQGETTVASINDSEELMATDEAFDVLGFTQEEKNGIYKLTGAIMHHGNMKFKQKQREEQAEPDGTEDVDKVAYLMGLNSADLIKGLCHPRVKVGNEWVTKGQNVQQVYYSIGALSKSVYEKMFLWMVVRINQSLDTKQPRQYFIGVLDIAGFEIFDFNTFEQLCINYTNEKLQQFFNHHMFVLEQEEYKKEGIVWEFIDFGMDLAACIELIEKPMGIMSILEEECMFPKASDATFKAKLYDNHLGKSPNFQKPRVVKGKAEAHFSLVHYAGIVDYNITNWLVKNKDPLNETVVGLYQKSNLKLLSNLFIGYAGADSDGGGKGGKGAKKKGSSFQTVSALHRENLNKLMTNLRSTHPHFVRCIIPNETKTPGAMENPLVMHQLRCNGVLEGIRICRKGFPNRIQYGDFKQRYRILNPNAIPEGQFIDNKKAAEKLLGSLDIDHEQYKLGHTKVFFKAGLLGLLEEMRDDRLALIITGIQARSRGLLARIEFQKIVERRDALLVIQWNVRAFMGVKNWPWMKMYFKIKPLLKSAETEKEMANMKEEFTKLKEAYAKSEARKKELEEKMVTLLQEKNDLQLQVQSEQDNLTDAEERCEGLIKSKIQLEAKAKELTERLEDEEEMNAELTAKKRKLEDECSELKKDIDDLELTLAKVEKEKHATENKVKNLTEEMAALDEIIAKLTKEKKALQEAHQQTLDDLQSEEDKVNTLTKAKAKLEQQVDDLEGSLEQEKKVRMDLERAKRKLEGDLKLTQENVMDLENDKQQLEEKLKKKDFEISQLLGRIEDEQAMGAQLQKKLKELQARIEELEEELEAERAARAKVEKQRADLARELEEISERLEEAGGATAAQIEMNKKREAEFQKMRRDLEEATLQHEATAATLRKKNADSVADLGEQIDNLQRVKQKLEKEKSELRLELDDVVSNMEQIIKSKVNLEKLSRSLEDQMNEYRIKSEEGQRSINDFTMQKAKLQTENGELGRQLEEKDSLVSQLSRGKQSYTQQIEDLKRQLEEESKAKNALAHAVQSARHDCDLLREQFEEEQEAKAELQRSMSKANSEVAQWRTKYETDAIQRTEELEEAKKKLAQRLQDAEESVEAANAKCSSLEKTKHRLQGEIEDLMVDVERSNAAAAALDKKQRNFDKVLAEWKQKFEESQTELESSQKEARSLSTELFKLKNSYEESLDHLETMKRENKNLQEEISDLTEQLGEGGKSIHELEKIRKQLEQEKAEIQSALEEAEGSLEHEEGKILRVQLEFNQVKADIERKLAEKDEEMEQAKRNHQRVVDTLQSSLEAETRSRNEALRVKKKMEGDLNEMEIQLSQANRQAAEAQKQLKGVHAHLKDSQLQLDDTLRANDDLKENIAIVERRNNLLQAELDELRSMVEQTERGRKLAEQELLDVSERVQLLHSQNTSLLNQKKKLESDTAQLQNEVEEAVQECRNAEEKAKKAISDAAMMAEELKKEQDTSAHLERMKKNMEQTIKDLQHRLDEAEQIAMKGGKKQIQKLEARVRELENEVDLEQKRSSDSVKGIRKYERRIKELTYQTEEDKKNLTRLQDLVDKLQLKVKSYKRAAEEAEEQSNTNLSKVRKLQHELEEAEERADIAESQVNKLRAKSRDSGAKKAHEEE